CTGTGTAAAAAGGCTCAAAAAGTTTAGAGATGTTTTCTGGCTTAATGCCCGATCCATTATCGGCTATTTCTATAATGGCTTTGCCATTGTGGCAATAAGTTTTAAGCGTTAACAACCCTTTTTGGGGAGTCATTGCCTCAATTGCATTAATAATGATGTTTAATAAGGCAATCTTCATTTTGTCCTCATCAATCGAAATTTCGCAATCGGCTTGCATAAAATCTTTTTCAACTTTAATTTCGTTAAGCTTGATTCGATCAATGGCTAATTCCAACGTTTCGTCAATAAGTTCGTTTACTGATTTGTTTTTAAGTTCGAGGTATTCTGCACGTGTACTGTTAAGAAGTTGTGTTATCAGTACATTAATTCGCTTGCAGTTACGCTGGATTATATCAAAATAGAAATCATAAGAGTCATTTTTGTCGTTTATTTCAAGCTTTAGTTGTTCAAGAGCAAGATTTACATTGGTCAATGGGTTTCTTACCTCATGGGCAATGGTTCTGGCTACCCGTTCGGTTGCATCGAGCTTTTGAGAAACTAAACGCTCGTGTTCGGAGCGCTTTAGAGCAGTAATATCATGAATAATTCCCTGGAAGAAAATAGAACGTCCTTCGTTATCGTATTGCGCGGCAGCGGTAATTAACGCATAAATGCGTTGTCCTTTACTGCTAACCAAGGTAATTTCCATATCTATAACGTTGCCGCGTTGAATAATCTGATGAAGGAAGTTCTTCCAATCGCTTTTGGTAAAGAAAAATGAACGCAGGTTGGAAGACTTTAACTTGTCGAGTTCTGTTTCCAAAAGATTTACGGCAGACTGATTGATATCAATGATATTACCCTCTCGGTTAATGATAAAAATCATGTCTTTCGATTGTTCAAAGAGGTTACGATATTTCTCCTCGCTTTTTAGAATCTTGGCCTGACTTATTTTTCGCTCTGTAATATCCTGTATAACGCAAAGGGCCTGCGTTGTTTTTCCTTGTAAATTAGTTTTGAAGGGCACTTGTTTAGAATATAACCATTTCCATTCGCCACTTTCTGTTTTATATTTATGTTCATTTTCAATTATTTGCCCTTTTGCAATAACGTTTAATTTACTCAAATAATCTTCGGTTAAATTCTGCGGCTCTCCATTCAGGATTGCATTTATTATTAATTCATCAGCGGCAAATAGCTCCTCTTCATTAATTTCGATTATTTGTAATAGCTCCTTATTGCTATAAATAGGTTTTAAATTTTCAATATCAACCACCAGAATTCCTGTAGGAGTATTATCTGCAATCTTCTCCACAAAGTTCTTGCTTTCTTTCAGCTCAATTTCATTACGTTTAATTTCAGTGATATCGTCAAAAACAACCACACAGCCGTCACGATATTTGACCGCGTTGATGTAAAACCATCGTTGCAAGTTCGTTGAATAATGCTGAGATTCGAATAAGGTATCAAATTCTACAACTTTAATAAATTCATTAACCAAACCTGATTCTTTTACTGAGTAGAAAATTTCACTTAGCGATCGGTTTATTATAGCTCCATGATATGGAAGTTTGTAAAATCCCCGAAGCATATTTTCTGCCACAGGATTGGTCAGAATGGCTTTGAAATCAACAATCTGTCCGTTATTATTTCTTATTGACTCAAAAGTAATAATTGCATAAGTTGAGCTGTTTAAAACACCGCTTACCAGTTCTTCTGCTTTCTTTCGCTCATCAATTACCTGATGAAGGTTGGCAACCATTAGTTTTTCATTACGTAGCGTTTCCAAATAATTCAATCCCAACCCGCAGAATGGCATTATATAAGTTATCATTTTCATGAAATGAGCTATCATGAAATGATTGTCAAAGATTTGAGAGCTGAACGCCATGTGTAATTGCGTAAATATGGCAGGAATTACACTTAGAACCAGTGTTAATGAAAACTTCGAAGGATACCGTTGATAAAACTTTGGAAAAACAAATACGAGTGCAATGAAGTATAATAATAGGGGAACTCCGTCTATTGGGTGGGTATAAAACTTGCCTGTAAGAGCAGAAGTTGGGATGCGTTTTAAGTTTAGTAATATGTTGATTGTTAAAAATGTGAGCAAAACAAAGATGATGCTAATGTAAGTTACGAACCGATCATTAGAGTCATTATTTATGGTTTTGCCAACAGGACGCATTATTAAAAACATGCCTGTTCCGATAATAAGGATAAAGGCATGGTAACCACTACTCAAGAGCCATGTGAATGACGAAATATCGACCAGCTCTGTTGTAATAGAAAGCAGCTGTGTTGAAGAAAGGATATGAAAAACATCAAATAAACCAGCACAAAGCAAAGCTACCCCTACAATTGGGGTAGTTATGTCGCGTTTTATGCTATAATCAACAAAAGCTAATATTACAGTTAAAAAAGCAATGGCAATAGCCATGCTTACTAAAATTATATGAATAAACCGACCTTCCAACCATTGATAAATCAGATTAAGTTGACTTTCATAATTGAGTGTATTTAATCGGGCAGTATCGAAGGTTTGATAATTAACACCAAAGTTAATCCCTACTAGGTTTAATATGCTGGGTAAAACACATACGAAGAGTGTTATCCATATAAACTGTTCAGGGCGATCAAGATTACTCCAAATGCTTTTTAATTTATTCTTCACTCTAGACTAGTTTAACTTCATTGCTTTCATTTTGTTGTAAAGCGTTTTTCTGTCTATATTTAAAATTGCTGCGGCCTTTGTTTTATTAAAGTTTACTTCCTTCAGCACTTTCATAATGGTATCTAATTCGGCCTCTTGCGCAGCTGATTTTAAATCATTACGGGCGTAGGATATGGCTTTAACTGATTCAACTATTATTGGTTCGGTTTCTTGGGTATTAATTGGAGTTGCATTAAGTTCAAGCAATTCAAGAGGTAAAGAGCGGGTTTCAATTTCTTTTCCATCTTCTGTTAATAAAGCGGCTCGTCTAACCACATTTTTTAACTCTCTAATGTTACCAGGCCAACTATAACGGGTGAAGTAACGTATTACCTCTGTTGAAAATCCCTTGATGTGTTTATTAAGTTCATTACTGGTTTGTTTCAGAAAGTATTCGGCAAATACTAATAAGTCACCGCTTCGGTTTCTTAACGGAGGAATGTGAATACTGAATTCATTAAAACGGTGATACAAATCTTCTCTAAAACGACCTTTCTGTACCGCTTCCCATAAGTTTTCATTAGATGCTACAAGAATGCGCACATCTAAATCAATTTCTTTGTTACCACCTATTCGTTTTACTTTGCGCTCTTGTATTACCCTTAGTAATGAAACCTGAATGTCATAAGATAAATTGGCTACTTCATCAAGGAAAAGTGTACCCCCGTTGGCCATTTCAAAATGACCTATTTTTTGACCAAACGCTCCTGTAAATGAACCTTTTTCGTGTCCAAATAATTCACTTCCGGCAAGCTCTTTGGATAGCGATCCGCAGTCGAGAGGTACAAACGGCTGATCTTTACGTGGGCTATTTTGGTGGATCATATTGGCAACAGATTCTTTACCTGTACCACTTTCTCCAAATAAAATGACACTGTAGTTGGTTGGGGCTACTAAACTAATTTGACGGTAAAGTTCTTTCGCCGCATCACAGTCACCTAAGACATAATTATTTGTAACCAAAACACCGCCTGATTGATTTTTACTGCTTTTTTCAGTTTTACTGCCATTAGCCGCAGGCGCTGAAGTCTTAGGTTCAGGAGTTACTCTTAAATCAGCAGTGTCCAGGGCTTTATTGATGGTATTCAGAATCTCATCAGGATACAATGGTTTTGAAATATAATCGTAAGCCCCATTTTTAACCATTTCTACCGCAATTTTTACATCAGAATAGCCCGTAATGATAATAACAATTGTTTGGGGATGAATTCCTAATATCCTATCCAGCATTTCCCGGCCATCAGTGTCTTCCAGCCTATAGTCGCACAATACTAAATCATAGCGATTAGCATTGAGTAACTCCATTGCTTTGGCACC
Above is a window of Solitalea lacus DNA encoding:
- a CDS encoding PAS domain S-box protein, coding for MKNKLKSIWSNLDRPEQFIWITLFVCVLPSILNLVGINFGVNYQTFDTARLNTLNYESQLNLIYQWLEGRFIHIILVSMAIAIAFLTVILAFVDYSIKRDITTPIVGVALLCAGLFDVFHILSSTQLLSITTELVDISSFTWLLSSGYHAFILIIGTGMFLIMRPVGKTINNDSNDRFVTYISIIFVLLTFLTINILLNLKRIPTSALTGKFYTHPIDGVPLLLYFIALVFVFPKFYQRYPSKFSLTLVLSVIPAIFTQLHMAFSSQIFDNHFMIAHFMKMITYIMPFCGLGLNYLETLRNEKLMVANLHQVIDERKKAEELVSGVLNSSTYAIITFESIRNNNGQIVDFKAILTNPVAENMLRGFYKLPYHGAIINRSLSEIFYSVKESGLVNEFIKVVEFDTLFESQHYSTNLQRWFYINAVKYRDGCVVVFDDITEIKRNEIELKESKNFVEKIADNTPTGILVVDIENLKPIYSNKELLQIIEINEEELFAADELIINAILNGEPQNLTEDYLSKLNVIAKGQIIENEHKYKTESGEWKWLYSKQVPFKTNLQGKTTQALCVIQDITERKISQAKILKSEEKYRNLFEQSKDMIFIINREGNIIDINQSAVNLLETELDKLKSSNLRSFFFTKSDWKNFLHQIIQRGNVIDMEITLVSSKGQRIYALITAAAQYDNEGRSIFFQGIIHDITALKRSEHERLVSQKLDATERVARTIAHEVRNPLTNVNLALEQLKLEINDKNDSYDFYFDIIQRNCKRINVLITQLLNSTRAEYLELKNKSVNELIDETLELAIDRIKLNEIKVEKDFMQADCEISIDEDKMKIALLNIIINAIEAMTPQKGLLTLKTYCHNGKAIIEIADNGSGIKPENISKLFEPFYTEKQNGSGLGLTSTQNIVLTHEGTIDVESHLGIGTRFILKFNHV
- a CDS encoding sigma-54-dependent transcriptional regulator; this encodes MKNILIIDDEVNIGLLLTRFLTKHGFHVETATSGAKAMELLNANRYDLVLCDYRLEDTDGREMLDRILGIHPQTIVIIITGYSDVKIAVEMVKNGAYDYISKPLYPDEILNTINKALDTADLRVTPEPKTSAPAANGSKTEKSSKNQSGGVLVTNNYVLGDCDAAKELYRQISLVAPTNYSVILFGESGTGKESVANMIHQNSPRKDQPFVPLDCGSLSKELAGSELFGHEKGSFTGAFGQKIGHFEMANGGTLFLDEVANLSYDIQVSLLRVIQERKVKRIGGNKEIDLDVRILVASNENLWEAVQKGRFREDLYHRFNEFSIHIPPLRNRSGDLLVFAEYFLKQTSNELNKHIKGFSTEVIRYFTRYSWPGNIRELKNVVRRAALLTEDGKEIETRSLPLELLELNATPINTQETEPIIVESVKAISYARNDLKSAAQEAELDTIMKVLKEVNFNKTKAAAILNIDRKTLYNKMKAMKLN